One Streptomyces sp. SAI-135 DNA segment encodes these proteins:
- a CDS encoding hydrolase, whose product MPTAGSSTAVAATLPATGAAAGAAAVASAGLATAAAALAPFAGRRAEAAERARDVEPAVLAEIVRAGFARHFVPAAVGGTAGSFTDLVEAVEVIAEECPASSWCASLIASIARMAGAFLPEQGQAEVWANGPDAVLVGSVTPFGTAVPAPGGWLVRGRWPYISGVSHSDWALMCGLVETGTGSDARLFALPRSAYRVEDTWHSVGMAATGSNTLVLDEVFVPEHLSFDRADLFAGRTSEAWGGPAAACHRAPLQAVNGLMFAAPAVGAALGMVHTFTAYFAEKAANAPQLPGTTGVQGVRGSAEQALARSAGEVDAARLLLGRAARLADEGAVTGPLEATRNLRDCALAVDLSVTAVDRLFRQAGTRGQALSGPMQRLWRDVTAISTHVALQFEPAARGWVDQVLKV is encoded by the coding sequence ATGCCCACCGCCGGGTCGTCCACTGCCGTGGCCGCCACACTCCCTGCCACCGGGGCTGCCGCCGGGGCTGCCGCCGTGGCCTCCGCCGGGTTGGCCACCGCCGCGGCCGCCCTCGCCCCCTTCGCCGGACGCCGTGCCGAGGCCGCCGAACGGGCCCGCGACGTCGAGCCCGCCGTACTGGCGGAGATCGTCCGGGCGGGATTCGCCCGGCACTTCGTGCCCGCGGCGGTCGGCGGCACCGCCGGTTCCTTCACCGACCTGGTCGAGGCGGTCGAGGTGATCGCCGAGGAGTGCCCGGCCAGTTCCTGGTGCGCCTCGCTGATCGCCTCGATCGCCCGGATGGCGGGGGCGTTCCTGCCCGAACAGGGTCAGGCCGAGGTGTGGGCGAACGGCCCGGACGCGGTGCTGGTGGGGTCGGTGACGCCGTTCGGCACCGCCGTACCGGCCCCCGGCGGCTGGCTGGTGCGCGGCCGCTGGCCCTACATCAGCGGCGTCTCCCACTCCGACTGGGCGCTGATGTGCGGCCTGGTGGAGACCGGGACGGGCAGTGACGCCCGGCTGTTCGCCCTGCCGCGCTCCGCGTACCGCGTCGAGGACACCTGGCACAGCGTCGGCATGGCCGCCACCGGCAGCAACACCCTGGTCCTGGACGAGGTGTTCGTGCCCGAGCACCTCTCCTTCGACCGGGCCGACTTGTTCGCCGGACGCACCAGCGAGGCCTGGGGCGGGCCGGCGGCGGCCTGTCACCGGGCCCCGCTCCAGGCGGTCAACGGTCTGATGTTCGCCGCGCCGGCGGTCGGTGCCGCGCTCGGCATGGTCCACACCTTCACGGCGTACTTCGCCGAGAAGGCCGCCAACGCCCCGCAACTGCCCGGCACCACCGGCGTGCAGGGCGTACGGGGATCCGCCGAGCAGGCGCTGGCCCGCTCGGCCGGCGAGGTGGACGCGGCCCGGCTGCTCCTTGGGCGGGCCGCCCGGCTCGCCGACGAGGGCGCCGTCACCGGACCGCTGGAGGCCACCCGCAACCTGCGGGACTGCGCCCTCGCCGTCGACCTGTCGGTGACCGCGGTGGACCGGCTGTTCCGGCAGGCAGGCACCCGGGGGCAGGCGCTCTCCGGTCCGATGCAGCGGCTGTGGCGGGACGTCACCGCCATCTCCACCCATGTGGCGCTGCAGTTCGAGCCGGCCGCCCGCGGGTGGGTCGACCAGGTGCTCAAGGTCTGA
- a CDS encoding flavin reductase family protein, with protein sequence MSERRAASVLQPGPALVDPQAFRSVCAHWATGVTVITTGGAGRTVGLTVNSFTSVSLDPALILVCIHNDSGELPVFRRTGAFAVNILAADQEELCRSFASRHTRHTVQADTRPGISGVPVLSDALAYLECRIDREVDGGDHVIVIGEVIDLAVQREEGPLTFFRNTFHRLPAAS encoded by the coding sequence ATGAGCGAGCGACGTGCGGCGAGTGTGCTGCAACCGGGCCCGGCCCTGGTGGACCCGCAGGCGTTCCGCAGTGTCTGCGCCCACTGGGCCACCGGCGTCACCGTGATCACCACCGGCGGTGCCGGGCGGACCGTGGGACTGACGGTGAACTCCTTCACCTCGGTCTCCCTGGACCCGGCCCTGATCCTGGTCTGCATCCACAACGACTCGGGCGAACTCCCGGTGTTCCGGCGGACCGGCGCCTTCGCGGTGAACATCCTGGCCGCCGACCAGGAGGAGCTGTGCCGGTCCTTCGCCAGCCGGCACACCCGGCACACCGTCCAGGCGGACACCCGGCCGGGGATCAGCGGGGTGCCGGTGCTCTCCGACGCGCTGGCCTATCTGGAGTGCCGCATCGACCGCGAGGTGGACGGGGGCGACCACGTGATCGTCATCGGCGAGGTGATCGACCTGGCCGTGCAGCGCGAGGAGGGGCCGTTGACCTTCTTCCGCAACACCTTCCACCGGCTGCCGGCCGCCTCCTGA
- a CDS encoding tryptophan 7-halogenase encodes MVDQATTDVVILGGGLAGLTLAVQLKNARPETDVVILDKRQGLAPEAAFKVGESTVPAGAHYFAQMVGMKEHLEKFHLKKNGLRFFQPAGGNQDITRRIELGPREFPAHDNYQIDRGRFENELTRMALDAGADLRQGASITDIELREGDQDHTVTYTQGGEERTLTARWLVDAAGRAHFVKRKLGLSREVAHTINASWFRLTGGIDLEEWGKDDPGWMERMNRPGIRRFSTNHLMGEGYWVWLIPLGSDHISVGVCADPRVHPYEEIQTFEKVQEWLRANEPQLAEVVDGRTGDVADFISLKDFAFGTERVYSPDRWMLVGEAGAFADAFYSPGSDMIGYGNSVTTDLVTRDFAGEDITERLEFYNELHLRTFQFVLSKVEDHYPAFGNPAVMVPKLCWDAMLNHVGVVLTFVKDRFLDYAFMQRVRGDLEKLFTLNDRVQQVFRDWNDLERVVTDGPAAAYVPAKAIKDSHATLVVDYTDDELAAEIARNVTIAEALAVAVLHRAARKLDSTLDPEVPVNPYAVGLRPDDWQGDGLYSGQVLLTLAEAEKISEGSQGLFVDPLLEGAA; translated from the coding sequence ATGGTGGATCAGGCTACGACCGATGTGGTGATCCTCGGCGGCGGGCTCGCGGGTCTCACGCTCGCGGTCCAGCTCAAGAACGCGCGACCGGAGACGGACGTGGTGATCCTCGACAAGCGGCAGGGCCTGGCGCCGGAGGCGGCGTTCAAGGTCGGTGAGTCGACGGTGCCCGCGGGCGCGCACTACTTCGCGCAGATGGTCGGGATGAAGGAACACCTGGAGAAGTTCCACCTGAAGAAGAACGGCCTGCGGTTCTTCCAGCCCGCGGGCGGCAACCAGGACATCACCCGGCGCATCGAGCTCGGCCCGCGGGAGTTCCCCGCCCACGACAACTACCAGATCGACCGCGGCCGGTTCGAGAACGAGCTGACCCGGATGGCCCTGGACGCCGGCGCGGACCTGCGCCAGGGCGCCTCGATCACCGACATCGAGCTGCGCGAAGGCGACCAGGACCACACGGTGACGTACACCCAGGGCGGCGAGGAGCGTACGCTCACCGCCCGCTGGCTGGTCGACGCGGCCGGCCGCGCCCACTTCGTCAAGCGCAAGCTGGGCCTGTCCCGCGAGGTGGCGCACACCATCAACGCCTCCTGGTTCCGCCTCACCGGCGGCATCGACCTGGAGGAGTGGGGCAAGGACGACCCGGGCTGGATGGAGCGGATGAACCGCCCCGGCATCCGCAGGTTCTCCACCAACCACCTGATGGGCGAGGGCTACTGGGTGTGGCTGATCCCGCTCGGCTCGGACCACATCTCGGTCGGCGTCTGCGCCGACCCGCGGGTCCACCCGTACGAGGAGATCCAGACCTTCGAGAAGGTCCAGGAGTGGCTGCGCGCCAACGAGCCGCAGCTGGCCGAGGTGGTCGACGGCCGCACCGGCGACGTCGCGGACTTCATCAGCCTGAAGGACTTCGCCTTCGGCACCGAGCGGGTGTACTCGCCGGACCGCTGGATGCTGGTCGGCGAGGCCGGCGCCTTCGCCGACGCCTTCTACTCACCCGGCTCGGACATGATCGGCTACGGCAACAGTGTCACCACCGACCTGGTCACCCGGGACTTCGCGGGCGAGGACATCACCGAACGGCTGGAGTTCTACAACGAACTCCACCTGCGCACCTTCCAGTTCGTGCTCTCCAAGGTCGAGGACCACTACCCGGCCTTCGGCAACCCCGCGGTGATGGTGCCCAAGCTGTGCTGGGACGCCATGCTCAACCACGTCGGTGTGGTGCTGACCTTCGTCAAGGACCGTTTCCTGGACTACGCGTTCATGCAGCGTGTGCGCGGCGACCTGGAGAAGCTGTTCACGCTCAACGACCGCGTCCAGCAGGTCTTCCGCGACTGGAACGACCTGGAGAGGGTCGTCACCGACGGCCCGGCGGCCGCCTATGTGCCGGCCAAGGCGATCAAGGACAGCCACGCCACCCTGGTCGTCGACTACACCGACGACGAACTGGCCGCCGAGATCGCCCGGAACGTCACGATCGCCGAGGCACTGGCGGTCGCCGTCCTGCACCGGGCCGCCCGCAAGCTCGACAGCACCCTGGACCCGGAGGTACCGGTCAACCCGTACGCGGTCGGCCTGCGTCCCGACGACTGGCAGGGCGACGGCCTGTACAGCGGACAGGTGCTGCTGACCCTGGCCGAGGCGGAGAAGATCTCCGAGGGCAGCCAGGGCCTGTTCGTCGACCCGCTGCTCGAGGGCGCGGCATGA
- a CDS encoding antibiotic biosynthesis monooxygenase family protein, with product MSTKDESGPVTLIAVLEAPVENTDEFIAGWRTHLEPLRTAPGFRGARLHRALRAEHRFPLVAVADWASPADLAAAVSGEQRGPGAEKYAKTVHRGVYRVIGEVASGQRADGAGVTMINAFELPGERVEEFLDAWRPRAERASQAPGFVDFRMHRAVGEASLPLVNVAHYASVDAWKALQADPEFQARKAVNPPYATANPGLFEVVADVVAEVVTEVVAEVVDEVVAGPM from the coding sequence GTGAGCACGAAGGACGAGAGCGGCCCGGTCACCCTGATCGCGGTGCTCGAAGCGCCGGTCGAGAACACCGACGAGTTCATCGCGGGCTGGCGCACCCACCTGGAGCCGCTGCGCACCGCGCCCGGCTTCCGAGGCGCCCGTCTGCACCGCGCCCTGCGCGCCGAGCACCGCTTCCCCCTGGTCGCGGTCGCCGACTGGGCGAGCCCCGCGGACCTGGCCGCCGCGGTGTCCGGTGAGCAGCGTGGCCCGGGCGCGGAGAAGTACGCCAAGACCGTCCACCGCGGGGTCTACCGGGTCATCGGCGAAGTCGCCTCCGGGCAGCGGGCGGACGGCGCGGGCGTGACAATGATCAACGCCTTCGAGCTGCCCGGCGAGCGGGTCGAGGAGTTCCTCGACGCCTGGCGGCCCCGGGCCGAACGGGCCAGCCAGGCGCCCGGGTTCGTCGACTTCCGGATGCACCGGGCGGTCGGCGAGGCCTCGCTGCCCCTGGTGAACGTCGCCCACTACGCCAGCGTCGACGCGTGGAAGGCGCTCCAGGCCGACCCGGAGTTCCAGGCCCGCAAGGCCGTCAACCCGCCGTACGCCACCGCCAATCCCGGCCTGTTCGAAGTGGTCGCCGATGTGGTCGCCGAAGTGGTCACGGAAGTGGTCGCCGAAGTGGTCGACGAGGTGGTCGCCGGACCGATGTGA
- a CDS encoding MBL fold metallo-hydrolase produces MAAFTGAPRLEEIAEGVHAFLQPDGGWCLNNAGLVVDGGTALLIDTAATEARARRLRELVEGTAPQPPRLLVNTHSHGDHTFGNHLFPEAVVVAAERTRQEAVRTGLHLTSLWPDVEWGAVRPAAPQVTFGQELTLHLGEQEVQLRAFGPAHSSCDTVVWLPERRVLFAGDLVMNAVTPFVLTGSVSGLRDAVARLRSLDAVTVVPGHGPVGGPELLETTERYLAWLLDLAKAGLAEGRDPLEAARAAELGEFADFLDTERLVPNLYRAYGELRGGRPEDFAGIDEMVRGMAELHGGFPACHA; encoded by the coding sequence ATGGCTGCTTTCACCGGTGCACCGAGACTCGAAGAGATCGCTGAAGGGGTTCACGCCTTCCTCCAGCCCGACGGCGGCTGGTGCCTCAACAACGCTGGGCTGGTGGTCGACGGCGGCACCGCGCTGCTGATCGACACCGCCGCCACCGAGGCCCGGGCCCGACGGCTGCGCGAGCTGGTCGAGGGCACCGCCCCGCAGCCGCCGCGGCTGCTCGTCAACACCCACTCGCACGGCGACCACACCTTCGGCAACCACCTCTTCCCGGAAGCGGTGGTGGTGGCCGCCGAGCGGACCCGGCAGGAGGCGGTCCGTACCGGACTGCACCTGACCAGCCTGTGGCCCGACGTGGAGTGGGGCGCGGTCCGACCGGCCGCGCCCCAGGTCACGTTCGGCCAGGAGCTCACGCTCCACCTCGGCGAGCAGGAGGTCCAGCTGCGCGCCTTCGGCCCCGCCCACAGCTCCTGCGACACGGTGGTGTGGCTGCCGGAGCGCCGGGTGCTGTTCGCCGGAGACCTGGTGATGAACGCGGTCACCCCGTTCGTCCTGACCGGCTCGGTCAGCGGTCTGCGTGACGCGGTGGCCCGGCTGCGGTCGCTCGACGCCGTCACCGTGGTGCCCGGGCACGGCCCGGTCGGCGGCCCGGAGCTCCTCGAGACCACCGAGCGCTACCTCGCCTGGCTGCTGGACCTGGCCAAGGCCGGCCTCGCCGAGGGACGGGACCCGCTGGAGGCGGCCCGCGCCGCCGAACTCGGTGAGTTCGCCGACTTCCTGGACACCGAACGGCTGGTGCCCAACCTGTACCGCGCCTACGGCGAACTGCGCGGCGGACGCCCCGAGGACTTCGCCGGCATCGACGAGATGGTCCGCGGGATGGCGGAACTGCACGGCGGCTTCCCCGCCTGCCACGCCTGA
- a CDS encoding acyl-CoA carboxylase subunit epsilon codes for MTGPAAGERPVVRIVRGRPTPEETAAVTAVLLAVVAARNAAEEQSGASAPGTARWYRWERTAAFRPGHSWRLAR; via the coding sequence GTGACCGGGCCCGCCGCCGGGGAGCGGCCCGTGGTGCGGATCGTGCGGGGGCGGCCGACGCCCGAGGAGACGGCGGCGGTGACGGCGGTGCTGTTGGCGGTCGTCGCGGCCCGGAACGCCGCCGAGGAGCAGTCCGGTGCGTCCGCGCCGGGTACGGCCCGCTGGTACCGGTGGGAGCGCACTGCCGCGTTCCGGCCGGGGCACAGCTGGCGTCTGGCCCGGTGA
- a CDS encoding acyl-CoA carboxylase subunit beta — MRQSVDTLHELKQAVLEGPNPAATERQHAKGKLTARERIAVLLDKGSFQEVEALRRHRASGFGLEGNRPHTDGVITGWGTVEGRTVFVYAHDFRLFGGALGEAHAQKIHKVMDLAIAAGAPLVSLNDGAGARIQEGVSALAGYGGIFQRNTRASGVIPQISVMLGPCAGGAAYSPALTDYVFMVRETSQMFITGPDVVQAVTGEKITQNGLGGADVHAELSGVAHFVYDDEQTCLEEVRYLLSLLPQNNREQPPAAFTTDPADRRGEALYELVPSDGNRPYDMRAVIEELVDDGAHLEVHERWATNVICTLARLGGRTVGIVANQPRSLAGVLDIDSSQKAAGFVQTCDSFNIPIVTLVDVPGFLPGVDQEHDGIIRHGAKLLYAYCNATVPRISVVLRKAYGGAYIVLDSRSIGADLALAWPTNEIAVMGADGAAGVIFRREIAAAEDPEAVRKARTDEYRAELMHPYYAAERGLVDDVIDPAETRAVLVRGLEMLATKDADLPMRKHGNPPQ, encoded by the coding sequence ATGCGGCAGAGCGTCGACACACTGCACGAGCTCAAACAGGCCGTCCTGGAGGGACCGAACCCGGCGGCCACCGAACGGCAGCACGCCAAAGGCAAACTGACGGCACGTGAGCGGATCGCCGTACTCCTGGACAAGGGTTCCTTCCAGGAGGTCGAGGCGCTGCGACGGCACCGGGCCAGCGGATTCGGGCTGGAGGGCAACCGTCCGCACACCGACGGTGTGATCACCGGCTGGGGGACGGTGGAAGGGCGCACGGTGTTCGTGTACGCCCATGACTTCCGGCTGTTCGGCGGTGCGCTGGGCGAGGCGCACGCCCAGAAGATCCACAAGGTCATGGATCTGGCGATCGCCGCGGGCGCCCCGCTGGTGTCGCTGAACGACGGCGCCGGCGCCCGGATCCAGGAGGGCGTCTCGGCACTCGCCGGCTACGGCGGGATCTTCCAGCGCAACACCCGCGCCTCCGGGGTGATCCCGCAGATCTCCGTGATGCTCGGACCGTGCGCGGGCGGCGCGGCCTACTCGCCCGCGCTGACCGACTACGTCTTCATGGTCCGCGAGACCTCCCAGATGTTCATCACGGGCCCGGACGTCGTCCAGGCCGTCACCGGCGAGAAGATCACCCAGAACGGCCTCGGCGGTGCCGATGTGCACGCGGAGCTGTCGGGCGTGGCGCACTTCGTCTACGACGACGAGCAGACGTGCCTCGAAGAGGTGCGGTACCTGCTGTCCCTGCTGCCGCAGAACAACCGGGAGCAGCCGCCGGCGGCGTTCACCACGGACCCGGCCGACCGGCGCGGCGAAGCGCTGTACGAGCTGGTGCCCAGCGACGGGAACCGCCCCTACGACATGCGGGCGGTGATCGAGGAACTGGTCGACGACGGGGCGCACCTGGAGGTGCACGAGCGCTGGGCGACCAACGTGATCTGCACGCTGGCGCGGCTCGGCGGGCGGACGGTGGGCATCGTCGCCAACCAGCCGCGCTCCCTGGCCGGAGTGCTGGACATCGACAGTTCGCAGAAGGCCGCCGGATTCGTGCAGACCTGCGACTCCTTCAACATCCCGATCGTCACCCTGGTCGACGTGCCGGGGTTCCTGCCGGGCGTCGACCAGGAGCACGACGGCATCATCCGGCACGGCGCCAAGCTGCTGTACGCGTACTGCAACGCGACGGTGCCCCGGATCTCCGTGGTGCTGCGCAAGGCGTACGGCGGTGCCTACATCGTGCTGGACTCGCGTTCCATCGGCGCGGACCTGGCGCTGGCCTGGCCGACCAACGAGATCGCCGTCATGGGTGCCGACGGTGCCGCGGGCGTCATCTTCCGGCGGGAGATCGCCGCCGCCGAGGACCCGGAGGCGGTACGCAAGGCCCGCACCGACGAGTACCGGGCCGAGCTGATGCACCCCTACTACGCGGCCGAGCGCGGTCTCGTGGACGACGTCATCGACCCGGCCGAGACCCGGGCCGTACTCGTCCGCGGCCTGGAGATGCTCGCCACCAAGGACGCCGACCTGCCGATGCGCAAGCACGGCAACCCGCCGCAGTGA
- a CDS encoding cation:proton antiporter: protein MPLAPLAGEPEPEPEPDPPRFRGAARALISYGLLVLVPLALALLLWRYGVDHPVKEITGATKAAEPADLAGQVLVAGAVVVAAAGALGLAARAVGQSPVVGEILAGLLLGPSVFGELAPGLSKEVFPAAVTPVMNNLAQVGVVFFMFLIGLEMPLTMLRRLGGKVLSAGHAALAVPFLLGMLAALRLRDEYQPDGVRAGPFLLFVALSVSVTAFPVLARILADRGLIGTRLGAMGLAMAGVGDVTAWCALGVVVAEVRSDSPLGVLVAVAEVLVFTLVLWFAVRPALAHVLRVLESRHSGALPVGTLITFFVLVCAVTTNALGVHAIFGAFLAGVVMPRSSRTVRDFAHRTEGLALWLLLPFFFAAVGLQTRLQSVFSLSALGVLALVLLVAVAGKVGGTFAAARLAGEGNRESLGLGVMMNCRGLTELVVLNVGLSLGVIDSRLFAVLVVMTLVTTVGTDPLLRLLRLDRLSQTPGGGLLPVEAPSQTRGTAGTRQP, encoded by the coding sequence TTGCCCCTCGCGCCCCTCGCGGGCGAACCCGAACCCGAACCCGAACCCGATCCGCCCCGCTTCCGTGGCGCCGCCCGTGCCCTGATCAGCTACGGGCTGCTGGTCCTCGTACCGCTGGCGCTGGCGCTGCTGCTGTGGAGGTACGGCGTTGACCACCCCGTGAAGGAGATCACCGGCGCGACCAAGGCGGCCGAGCCGGCCGACCTGGCCGGACAGGTGCTGGTGGCCGGGGCCGTGGTGGTCGCGGCGGCCGGGGCGCTGGGGCTGGCGGCCCGCGCGGTCGGTCAGTCGCCGGTCGTCGGCGAGATCCTGGCCGGACTGCTGCTCGGGCCGTCCGTGTTCGGGGAGTTGGCGCCCGGTCTGTCCAAGGAGGTGTTCCCCGCGGCCGTCACACCGGTCATGAACAACCTCGCGCAGGTCGGCGTGGTCTTCTTCATGTTCCTGATCGGCCTGGAGATGCCGCTCACCATGCTGCGCAGGCTCGGCGGCAAGGTGCTCTCCGCCGGGCACGCGGCGCTCGCGGTGCCGTTCCTGCTGGGCATGCTGGCCGCGCTGCGCCTGCGCGACGAGTACCAGCCCGACGGGGTGCGCGCCGGGCCGTTCCTGCTGTTCGTGGCGCTGTCGGTGTCGGTCACCGCCTTCCCGGTGCTGGCCCGGATCCTCGCCGACCGCGGCCTGATAGGCACCCGGCTCGGCGCGATGGGGCTGGCCATGGCCGGTGTCGGTGACGTCACCGCCTGGTGCGCGCTGGGCGTGGTGGTCGCCGAGGTGCGCAGCGACTCGCCGCTCGGTGTGCTGGTCGCGGTGGCCGAGGTGCTGGTCTTCACCCTGGTGCTGTGGTTCGCGGTGCGCCCGGCGCTGGCGCACGTGCTGCGGGTCCTGGAGAGCCGGCACAGCGGGGCGCTGCCGGTCGGCACCCTGATCACCTTCTTCGTGCTGGTCTGCGCGGTGACCACCAACGCCTTGGGGGTGCACGCGATCTTCGGCGCCTTCCTGGCGGGCGTGGTGATGCCGCGCTCCTCCCGGACGGTACGGGACTTCGCGCACCGGACCGAGGGCCTCGCGCTGTGGCTGCTGCTGCCGTTCTTCTTCGCCGCGGTCGGCCTGCAGACCCGGTTGCAGTCGGTGTTCTCGCTCTCGGCGCTCGGGGTGCTGGCCCTGGTGCTGCTGGTGGCGGTGGCCGGCAAGGTCGGCGGGACGTTCGCGGCGGCCCGGCTTGCCGGTGAGGGCAACCGGGAGTCGCTGGGGCTCGGCGTGATGATGAACTGCCGTGGCCTGACGGAGCTGGTGGTGCTCAACGTCGGTCTGTCGCTGGGAGTGATCGACTCCCGGCTGTTCGCGGTGCTGGTGGTGATGACCCTGGTGACCACCGTCGGGACGGACCCGCTGCTGCGTCTGCTGCGGCTCGACCGGCTCTCGCAGACCCCTGGAGGCGGCTTGCTCCCGGTCGAGGCCCCCTCCCAGACTCGGGGAACGGCCGGGACACGTCAGCCATGA
- a CDS encoding AfsR/SARP family transcriptional regulator has translation MEVIAGGRDLAPTAPRVKAVLALLALNANRVVSTDTLFAELWDDRPPRSAATTLQTYVYQLRRILDSIPQGDRRCDIVTKAPGYVLRTAGTDAERFLTVAEQGRCLWRQGHVAEAAERLRQALGLWRGHALADISLGPELTIHKAHLCELRLRVLELRIQADARLGRHQELIPELRSLVAEHRLNERLHAQLIDSLRAAGYRAEALRAYQDLRRVLKSELGLEPAPDVQRLQAEVLNGGHGGSVTTLLRTG, from the coding sequence TTGGAGGTCATCGCGGGTGGGCGCGACCTGGCGCCGACCGCACCGCGGGTCAAGGCGGTGCTCGCGCTGCTGGCGCTCAACGCGAACCGGGTGGTCAGCACCGACACCCTGTTCGCCGAGCTGTGGGACGACCGGCCGCCGCGCAGTGCGGCCACCACATTGCAGACCTACGTCTACCAACTGCGCCGGATCCTGGACTCCATACCTCAGGGTGACCGGCGTTGCGACATCGTCACCAAGGCGCCGGGCTACGTCCTGCGCACCGCGGGGACCGACGCCGAGCGCTTCCTGACCGTGGCCGAGCAGGGCCGCTGCCTGTGGCGTCAGGGTCATGTCGCGGAGGCCGCCGAGCGGTTGCGGCAGGCACTCGGACTGTGGCGCGGCCACGCGCTGGCCGACATCAGCCTCGGGCCCGAGCTCACGATCCACAAGGCCCACCTGTGCGAACTGCGGCTGCGTGTCCTGGAGTTGCGCATCCAGGCGGACGCCCGGCTCGGCCGGCACCAGGAACTGATCCCCGAACTGCGGTCCCTGGTCGCCGAACACCGGCTCAACGAGCGGCTGCACGCCCAGCTGATCGACTCACTGCGCGCCGCCGGTTACCGCGCCGAGGCGCTGCGGGCGTACCAGGACCTGCGCAGGGTGCTCAAGTCCGAGCTCGGTCTGGAACCGGCCCCGGACGTGCAGCGGCTTCAGGCCGAGGTGCTCAACGGGGGGCACGGCGGCTCCGTGACCACCCTGCTGCGCACCGGCTGA
- a CDS encoding bifunctional DNA primase/polymerase: MEWLSAAADNPTECRQVWADDPRMPCLLPTGRFFDVASMEQRLGMEMFDRVQRSGMPMGPSVIDRKAQRVGFFLGSQSRETFTYYLDRETSAPPSYRYLSDGSAVVVPGPHSALSEDRYQWLRAPTRRPETNPLRPVALATALVASA, from the coding sequence ATGGAGTGGCTGTCGGCGGCAGCGGATAACCCGACTGAGTGCCGACAGGTTTGGGCGGATGACCCGCGGATGCCCTGCCTCCTGCCGACCGGCCGCTTCTTCGATGTGGCGAGCATGGAACAGCGCCTCGGAATGGAGATGTTCGACCGCGTCCAGCGCAGCGGGATGCCGATGGGACCTTCGGTCATCGACCGCAAGGCGCAGCGAGTCGGATTTTTCCTGGGCTCGCAGAGCCGGGAGACCTTCACGTACTACCTCGACCGTGAAACCTCCGCTCCGCCTTCTTACCGCTACCTCAGCGATGGTTCAGCCGTCGTCGTGCCCGGCCCGCATTCCGCTTTGTCCGAAGACCGCTACCAGTGGCTCCGGGCACCGACGCGCCGGCCGGAGACCAATCCGCTGCGGCCGGTGGCTCTCGCTACTGCGCTGGTCGCCTCCGCGTAG